The Glycine max cultivar Williams 82 chromosome 12, Glycine_max_v4.0, whole genome shotgun sequence genome window below encodes:
- the LOC112998575 gene encoding CLAVATA3/ESR (CLE)-related protein 13: MGNTSAALVSILALIMFSTFFMTLQARSTLHGHNPLFAHKKVVAIENLLHKSGIHISKHVHIPIGNDLPLAPADRLAPGGPDPQHNKKETKSRWKQIPMIVLLIMESCWKTNLL; the protein is encoded by the exons ATGGGGAATACAAGTGCAGCCCTAGTGTCCATACTTGCCCTAATCATGTTCTCTACATTCTTCATGACTTTACAGGCTCGTAGTACTCTCCATGGTCATAATCCATTATTCGCTCACAAAAAAGTTGTTGCCATCGAAAACCTTCTCCACAAATCGGGTATTCACATATCAAAGCATGTACATATTCCAATTGGTAATGATCTCCCACTAGCACCTGCAGATAGACTTGCACCAGGAGGACCTGATCCTCAGCATAAT aaaaaggaaacaaagagtCGTTGGAAACAGATCCCTATGATTGTGCTACTGATAATGGAAAGCTGTTGGAAGACTAATCTGCTTTAA